One genomic region from Conexibacter woesei DSM 14684 encodes:
- a CDS encoding rhomboid family intramembrane serine protease: MATCYRHPTRETGVACSNCGRPICPDCMTPTPVGMRCPECSREKTKVHRGPVRRPTTEPTATYVLIAISVLAYVGELASGGRINDAGGTLYENGVLWGPYIAQRDEIWRMVTSGFLHASLFHILFNMWFIWVLGRMLEPVLGHVRFVTLYFTALLCGSFAVLLLEPTAPTIGASGAAFGLLGAAIVEARARGLDLWASGLALTAGLNFLITFTLPGISIGGHVGGFLGGLLVAVIYQQGDRMRLPRAATLGACIAIAVLAVLGGVAVAGSRGLM, encoded by the coding sequence ATGGCCACCTGTTACCGCCACCCCACGCGCGAGACGGGCGTCGCCTGCTCCAACTGCGGCCGCCCGATCTGCCCCGACTGCATGACGCCGACGCCGGTCGGCATGCGCTGCCCCGAGTGCTCGCGCGAGAAGACGAAGGTCCACCGCGGCCCGGTGCGTCGTCCGACGACGGAGCCGACGGCGACGTACGTCCTGATCGCGATCAGCGTGCTCGCCTACGTCGGCGAGCTGGCCTCGGGCGGGCGGATCAACGACGCCGGCGGGACGCTGTACGAGAACGGTGTCCTGTGGGGGCCGTACATCGCGCAGAGAGACGAGATATGGCGGATGGTCACATCCGGCTTCCTGCACGCGAGCCTCTTCCACATCCTCTTCAACATGTGGTTCATCTGGGTGCTCGGCAGGATGCTGGAGCCGGTGCTCGGGCACGTGCGCTTCGTGACGCTCTACTTCACCGCGCTGCTGTGCGGCTCGTTCGCGGTGCTGCTGCTGGAGCCGACCGCCCCGACGATCGGCGCCTCCGGCGCGGCGTTCGGCCTGCTCGGAGCCGCGATCGTCGAGGCGCGTGCGCGCGGACTCGACCTGTGGGCGTCCGGCCTCGCGCTCACGGCCGGCCTGAACTTCCTGATCACGTTCACGCTCCCCGGCATCTCGATCGGCGGCCATGTCGGCGGCTTCCTCGGCGGCCTGCTCGTCGCGGTGATCTACCAGCAGGGCGACCGCATGCGCCTCCCGCGCGCCGCGACCCTCGGGGCGTGCATCGCGATCGCGGTCCTGGCAGTGCTCGGCGGCGTCGCCGTCGCGGGCAGCAGAGGCCTGATGTAG
- a CDS encoding enolase-like domain-containing protein: MSTYALLADLPLTVDSYTLEGLQLDVSSGFTRRSTVIHLHGGGHEGVGEDVVYEEEDQDALQAAGPVQPLAGSWALGDFCAHVDALDLFPVEPRSGVTSRLYRRWAFHSAALDLALRQAGRPLHEVLGRTLQPLTFVVSLSLGDPPRVERVTDLLARYPTLHFKLDAMASWDDELIAALRATGAVDSLDYKGQYRGTVVDNPATPEWYRRIAEAFPDAWLEDPDLDTPGTADVLAGDHDRITWDAPIHSIADVEALAFPPKMVNIKPSRFGGLERLCAGYDYCAEHGIRAYGGGQFELGVGRGQAQYLAALFHPETPNDLAPSAYNHPVPVDGLPASPLAPRPSATGFRWEG; this comes from the coding sequence ATGAGCACCTATGCGCTGCTCGCCGACCTGCCGCTGACGGTCGACTCCTACACGCTCGAAGGGCTCCAGCTGGACGTGTCCTCAGGCTTCACGCGCAGATCGACCGTCATCCACCTGCACGGCGGCGGTCACGAGGGCGTCGGCGAGGACGTCGTCTACGAGGAGGAGGACCAGGACGCGCTGCAAGCCGCCGGTCCGGTGCAGCCGCTCGCGGGCAGCTGGGCGCTCGGCGACTTCTGCGCCCACGTCGACGCGCTCGACCTCTTCCCCGTCGAGCCGAGAAGCGGCGTGACGTCACGCCTGTACCGCCGCTGGGCGTTCCACTCGGCCGCGCTCGACCTCGCGCTGCGTCAGGCCGGGCGGCCGCTGCACGAGGTGCTCGGACGCACGCTCCAGCCGCTGACGTTCGTCGTCTCGCTCAGCCTCGGCGACCCGCCGCGGGTCGAGCGCGTGACCGACCTGCTCGCGCGCTACCCGACGCTCCACTTCAAGCTCGACGCGATGGCGAGCTGGGACGACGAGCTGATCGCCGCGCTGAGAGCGACCGGCGCCGTCGACTCGCTCGACTACAAGGGTCAGTACAGAGGGACCGTCGTCGACAACCCGGCGACGCCCGAGTGGTATCGCAGGATCGCCGAGGCGTTCCCGGACGCGTGGCTGGAGGACCCCGACCTCGACACCCCCGGCACCGCCGACGTGCTCGCCGGCGACCACGACCGGATCACCTGGGACGCGCCGATCCACTCGATCGCCGACGTCGAGGCGCTCGCCTTCCCGCCGAAGATGGTGAACATCAAGCCGTCCCGCTTCGGCGGGCTGGAACGGCTCTGCGCCGGCTACGACTACTGCGCCGAGCACGGGATCCGCGCGTACGGCGGCGGGCAGTTCGAGCTTGGCGTCGGACGCGGGCAGGCGCAGTACCTCGCCGCGCTGTTCCATCCCGAGACGCCGAACGACCTCGCGCCGAGCGCCTACAACCACCCAGTGCCGGTCGACGGCCTGCCCGCGAGCCCGCTCGCGCCGCGCCCGTCGGCGACCGGTTTCCGCTGGGAGGGCTGA
- the xseA gene encoding exodeoxyribonuclease VII large subunit, giving the protein MSEPAAAPAGIPGSSLPGPFAVGVYADRLRAQLRGFARVQIFGELWNFRTSRTTVYFELRDPRGALPCAMWRSDFDALGLEPSDGAQVVVAGGCDYYPGSATSSPSFSFRATDLRVAGEGDLLAQVERLRKLLAAEGLLEPQKHLPRPLLPRTIGVVTGESGKARDDVLAGLRRRGWSGRLIWGFAPVQDRHAAPAIAQALRDLAAIEEVDVVIVARGGGSLADLFAFCDETLCRTVALLRVPVIASVGHHTDRTLIDDVAAVCCSTPTHAAQEAVQLDVAAARATLIRETRRLGLHGRRAVLDRARTLAGLARAPAEHVARHRRRLHQQLRELRASARRRGAREREVTATRLLVLRRRSTVVAAERTRADALLRADGERLRHTADAATARRARDLERLSLALAAHDPARTLERGYALVERSDGELVTSAEQARAAGRLDLRFHDGAVRATVEDEGR; this is encoded by the coding sequence ATGAGCGAGCCCGCTGCCGCGCCCGCCGGGATCCCCGGCAGCTCGCTGCCCGGCCCGTTCGCGGTCGGCGTCTACGCCGACCGGCTCAGAGCCCAGCTGCGCGGCTTCGCGCGCGTGCAGATCTTCGGCGAGCTGTGGAACTTCCGGACGAGCAGAACGACCGTCTACTTCGAGCTGCGCGACCCGCGCGGCGCCCTCCCGTGCGCGATGTGGCGCAGCGACTTCGACGCGCTCGGGCTGGAGCCGAGCGACGGCGCGCAGGTCGTCGTCGCCGGCGGCTGCGACTATTACCCCGGCAGCGCAACCTCGTCGCCGTCCTTCTCCTTCCGCGCGACCGACCTGCGCGTCGCCGGCGAGGGCGACCTGCTCGCGCAGGTCGAGCGGCTGCGCAAGCTGCTCGCCGCCGAGGGCCTGCTCGAACCGCAGAAGCACCTCCCCCGCCCGCTGCTGCCGCGGACGATCGGCGTCGTCACCGGCGAGAGCGGCAAAGCGCGCGACGACGTCCTCGCCGGCCTGCGCCGACGCGGCTGGAGCGGTCGCCTGATCTGGGGCTTCGCGCCGGTCCAGGACCGCCACGCCGCGCCGGCGATAGCGCAGGCGCTGCGCGACCTCGCCGCGATCGAGGAGGTCGACGTCGTGATCGTCGCGCGCGGCGGCGGCTCGCTCGCCGACCTCTTCGCGTTCTGCGACGAGACGCTCTGCCGCACGGTCGCGCTGCTGCGCGTGCCGGTGATCGCGTCGGTCGGCCACCACACCGACCGCACGCTGATCGACGACGTCGCCGCGGTCTGCTGCTCGACGCCGACGCACGCCGCGCAGGAGGCAGTCCAGCTCGACGTCGCCGCCGCGCGCGCGACGCTGATCCGCGAGACGCGCCGGCTCGGCCTCCACGGCCGCCGCGCGGTGCTCGACCGCGCCCGCACGCTCGCGGGCCTGGCACGCGCGCCCGCCGAGCACGTCGCGCGCCACCGCCGGCGGCTCCACCAGCAGCTGCGCGAGCTGCGCGCCAGCGCGCGTCGGCGCGGCGCGCGCGAACGCGAGGTGACCGCGACGCGGCTGCTCGTGCTGCGGCGGCGCAGCACGGTCGTCGCGGCCGAGCGGACCCGCGCCGACGCGCTCCTGCGCGCCGACGGCGAGCGGCTGCGCCACACCGCCGACGCCGCCACCGCCCGGCGCGCGCGCGATCTCGAACGCCTCTCGCTGGCGCTCGCCGCGCACGACCCGGCGCGCACGCTGGAGCGCGGCTACGCGCTCGTCGAGCGGTCCGACGGCGAGCTCGTGACGTCAGCCGAGCAGGCCCGCGCGGCCGGCCGGCTCGACCTCCGCTTCCACGACGGTGCCGTCCGGGCGACCGTCGAGGATGAGGGTAGATGA
- a CDS encoding 3-hydroxyacyl-CoA dehydrogenase family protein codes for MPRTVRAVLRDDRRSKGVEERLGIAGSGAIACGLAATAAQHGEVLLWARSDRSADRARGMVSKWAGKLSEEPIADRVTIVSELSGLAGATFLVEAVAEDHATKASVLSELGRHAGGDAVLATTTSSLSVADLARETGKADRFVGLHVFNPVPKMDLIELAYAPDANGDVRERARKLCAALGKTAVEVPDIAGFVVNRLLFPYLFSAVDLLEETSMDPASIDRCMQLGAGHPMGPLALLDYVGLDVSKAIGEAIGAKIPARVEALVAAGDLGKKTGKGFHDYS; via the coding sequence ATGCCCCGTACTGTACGCGCCGTTCTACGAGACGATCGAAGGAGCAAGGGCGTGGAGGAACGGCTGGGCATCGCAGGTTCAGGTGCCATCGCGTGCGGCTTGGCGGCGACGGCAGCGCAGCACGGCGAGGTACTCCTGTGGGCGCGCTCGGACCGCTCGGCCGACCGCGCTCGCGGCATGGTGTCGAAGTGGGCCGGCAAGCTCAGCGAGGAGCCGATCGCAGACCGCGTCACGATCGTCAGCGAGCTGAGCGGGCTGGCCGGGGCGACGTTCCTCGTCGAGGCCGTCGCGGAGGACCACGCGACGAAGGCCAGCGTCCTCAGCGAGCTGGGACGCCACGCCGGCGGCGACGCGGTGCTGGCGACGACGACGTCGTCGCTGTCGGTCGCCGACCTCGCGCGCGAGACCGGAAAGGCCGACCGCTTCGTCGGGCTGCACGTCTTCAACCCCGTGCCGAAGATGGACCTGATCGAGCTGGCGTACGCGCCGGACGCCAACGGCGACGTGCGCGAGCGCGCGCGCAAGCTGTGCGCCGCGCTCGGCAAGACGGCCGTCGAGGTCCCCGACATCGCGGGCTTCGTCGTCAACCGCCTGCTGTTCCCGTACCTGTTCAGCGCGGTCGACCTGCTCGAGGAGACGAGCATGGACCCGGCCTCGATCGACCGCTGCATGCAGCTCGGCGCCGGGCACCCGATGGGTCCGCTCGCGCTGCTCGACTACGTCGGCCTCGACGTCTCGAAGGCGATCGGCGAGGCGATCGGCGCCAAGATCCCCGCGCGCGTGGAGGCGCTCGTCGCCGCCGGAGACCTCGGCAAGAAGACCGGCAAGGGCTTCCACGACTACAGCTGA
- a CDS encoding 4a-hydroxytetrahydrobiopterin dehydratase — translation MPRLSESEIAQRLEGGAWRRDGEAIVRDLTFPDFVAAIAFVDRVAAQAEAENHHPDILVHGWNKVRLTLSTHSEGGLTPADFALARQFDALAP, via the coding sequence ATGCCACGACTGAGTGAGAGCGAGATCGCGCAGCGGCTGGAGGGCGGCGCGTGGCGGCGTGACGGGGAGGCGATCGTGCGTGACCTGACGTTCCCGGACTTCGTCGCGGCGATCGCGTTCGTCGATCGCGTCGCCGCGCAGGCGGAGGCGGAGAACCACCACCCCGACATCCTCGTGCACGGCTGGAACAAGGTGCGGCTGACGCTCTCGACGCACAGCGAGGGGGGTCTGACGCCGGCCGACTTCGCGCTGGCGCGGCAGTTCGACGCGCTCGCTCCCTGA
- a CDS encoding putative bifunctional diguanylate cyclase/phosphodiesterase, producing the protein MSALVREAVPFAVGAVLAIALVPLSSLREASATWQRVLVLVVLGTAIGCAVRWLVAHLRAGQDALQHAQEQFRTAFEDAPIGIALFTVDGRFTEVNRAFCEMVGAERGQIVGISVLDHVAPADRPDSLAAFRALVAGERTTFHAEQRLRRADGREVWCALRASLVRDGAGEPLHFIVQIEDVSARRRAAEALAEAEERFRLAFEGAPIGIALADLDGRFLRVNDALCEITGYTEAELLAANVDLLGHSDAADAEAEHVDRLMRGEIRSYRLERRIVHATGRSVWVSLSVSLVRDSSGVPRYCIKQLEDISDRKRFEGQLAYLADHDALTGLYNRRAFQRELEQRTSEDGRGGAVVVIDLDHFKDINDTLGHAAGDEVIVRVARLLAKRLRKTDVLGRLGGDEFATLLSGVSREEAEAVIAELLRVVREQSVVVEGGHPIGLTASAGIALFEGDTPLSGEELLVSADIAMYDAKEAGRDRHAISVETEQRQAQMTERMAWSQRMRDALEHDGFVLFQQPVVDLRTGLPKCHELLLRMRGDDGELIPPAAFLPIAERSGLIAEIDRWVTRRAIATIAAQEAAGRPLRLAVNLSGASVSDPGLLEIIEGDLAAMAPPPGSLVFEVTETAAIVNLDRARAFAATLAELGCELALDDFGAGFGSFYYLKRLPFDYLKIDGDFIRQLTSSHEDQLVVRAIVEIARGLGKRTVAEFVGDEATLELLRELRVDDGQGFHLGRPAPLEDLIAAQNAAPPAGSSSTHAAA; encoded by the coding sequence GTGAGCGCGCTCGTCCGCGAGGCGGTGCCGTTCGCGGTCGGCGCGGTGCTCGCGATCGCGCTCGTGCCGCTGTCCTCGCTGCGCGAGGCGTCGGCGACGTGGCAGCGCGTGCTCGTGCTCGTGGTGCTCGGCACCGCGATCGGCTGCGCGGTCCGCTGGCTCGTCGCGCACCTGCGTGCCGGGCAGGATGCGCTCCAGCACGCGCAGGAGCAGTTCCGGACCGCGTTCGAGGACGCGCCGATCGGGATCGCCCTGTTCACCGTCGACGGCCGCTTCACCGAGGTCAACCGCGCCTTCTGCGAGATGGTCGGCGCGGAGCGCGGGCAGATCGTCGGGATCAGCGTGCTCGACCATGTCGCGCCCGCCGACCGGCCCGACTCGCTCGCCGCCTTCCGCGCGCTCGTCGCCGGCGAGCGGACGACCTTCCACGCCGAGCAGCGCCTGCGCCGCGCCGACGGGCGCGAGGTCTGGTGTGCGCTGCGCGCCTCGCTCGTGCGTGACGGCGCCGGTGAGCCGTTGCACTTCATTGTCCAGATCGAGGACGTCAGCGCCCGCCGTCGCGCGGCCGAGGCGCTCGCCGAGGCGGAGGAGCGCTTCCGGCTCGCGTTCGAGGGGGCGCCGATCGGGATCGCGCTCGCCGACCTCGACGGCCGCTTCCTGCGCGTCAACGACGCGCTCTGCGAGATCACCGGCTACACCGAGGCGGAGCTGCTTGCGGCCAACGTCGACCTGCTCGGCCACTCCGACGCGGCCGACGCCGAGGCCGAGCACGTCGACCGGCTGATGCGCGGCGAGATCCGCTCCTACCGCCTGGAGCGCCGGATCGTCCACGCGACCGGCCGCAGCGTCTGGGTCAGCCTCAGCGTCTCGCTCGTGCGCGACAGCTCCGGAGTGCCGCGCTACTGCATCAAGCAGCTGGAGGACATCTCGGACCGCAAGCGGTTCGAGGGCCAGCTCGCCTACCTCGCCGACCACGACGCGCTGACGGGCCTCTACAACCGCCGCGCGTTCCAGCGCGAGCTGGAGCAGCGCACCAGCGAGGACGGCAGAGGCGGCGCGGTCGTGGTGATAGACCTCGACCACTTCAAGGACATCAACGACACGCTCGGCCACGCCGCAGGCGACGAGGTGATCGTGCGCGTCGCGCGGCTGCTCGCCAAGCGCCTGCGCAAGACCGACGTGCTCGGCCGGCTCGGCGGCGACGAGTTCGCGACGCTGCTGTCGGGCGTCTCGCGCGAGGAGGCGGAGGCGGTCATCGCCGAGCTGCTGAGAGTCGTGCGCGAGCAGTCGGTCGTCGTCGAGGGCGGCCATCCGATCGGGCTGACGGCGAGCGCCGGGATCGCGCTGTTCGAGGGCGACACCCCGCTGAGCGGCGAGGAGCTGCTCGTCAGCGCGGACATCGCGATGTACGACGCGAAGGAAGCCGGCCGCGACCGCCACGCGATCTCGGTCGAGACCGAGCAGCGCCAGGCGCAGATGACCGAGCGGATGGCGTGGTCGCAGCGGATGCGCGACGCGCTCGAGCACGACGGCTTCGTGCTGTTCCAGCAGCCGGTCGTCGACCTCCGCACCGGGCTGCCGAAGTGCCACGAGCTGCTGCTGCGGATGCGCGGCGACGACGGCGAGCTGATCCCGCCGGCGGCGTTCCTGCCGATCGCGGAGCGCTCCGGGCTGATCGCTGAGATCGACCGTTGGGTGACGCGCCGGGCGATCGCGACGATCGCGGCGCAGGAGGCTGCCGGGCGACCGCTGCGGCTCGCCGTCAACCTGTCGGGCGCGTCGGTCTCCGATCCGGGTCTGCTGGAGATCATCGAGGGCGATCTCGCGGCGATGGCGCCGCCGCCCGGCAGCCTCGTCTTCGAGGTGACCGAGACCGCCGCGATCGTCAACCTCGACCGGGCGCGCGCGTTCGCCGCGACGCTGGCGGAGCTGGGTTGCGAGCTGGCGCTCGACGACTTCGGCGCCGGCTTCGGCTCGTTCTACTACCTCAAGCGCCTGCCGTTCGACTACCTCAAGATCGACGGTGACTTCATCCGCCAGCTGACGTCGAGCCACGAGGACCAGCTCGTCGTGCGCGCGATCGTCGAGATCGCGCGCGGGCTCGGCAAGCGCACGGTCGCGGAGTTCGTCGGCGACGAGGCGACGCTGGAGCTGCTGCGCGAGCTGCGCGTCGACGACGGCCAGGGCTTCCACCTCGGCAGACCTGCGCCGCTGGAGGACCTGATCGCGGCGCAGAACGCGGCGCCGCCCGCGGGCAGCTCCAGCACGCACGCCGCGGCGTGA
- a CDS encoding RNA polymerase sigma factor produces MSDPPSRSKAELDREFSELYRSHLRDVYSYAYYRVGNHHDAEDLTEQTFLQAYRHYERALRESDGRPLRPWLIRIAHNLAANFYRDRARKPQAAIEDAGLISAPHTTETLVEGREELEEILAGVQQLPDDRREALIMRFALGMDNREIARALGRSDGATKVLLHRAIKQLEGIVSQPEPSA; encoded by the coding sequence GTGTCTGATCCCCCGAGCAGATCCAAGGCTGAGCTCGATCGCGAGTTCTCCGAGCTGTACCGCTCCCACCTGCGCGACGTCTACTCGTACGCGTACTACCGCGTCGGCAACCACCACGACGCCGAGGATCTCACCGAGCAGACCTTCCTGCAGGCGTATCGTCACTACGAGCGCGCGCTGCGCGAGTCCGACGGCCGGCCGCTGCGACCGTGGCTCATTCGCATCGCGCACAACCTCGCCGCGAACTTCTACCGCGACCGCGCGCGCAAGCCGCAGGCCGCGATCGAGGACGCGGGGTTGATCTCCGCGCCGCACACGACCGAGACGCTCGTCGAGGGGCGCGAGGAGCTGGAGGAGATCCTCGCCGGCGTCCAGCAGCTGCCCGACGATCGCCGCGAGGCGCTGATCATGCGCTTCGCGCTCGGGATGGACAACCGCGAGATCGCCCGCGCGCTCGGCCGCAGCGACGGTGCGACGAAGGTGCTGCTGCACCGCGCGATCAAGCAGCTGGAGGGCATCGTCTCCCAGCCGGAGCCGAGCGCGTGA
- a CDS encoding ABC transporter substrate-binding protein — MRIVSLVPSATELLFALGLDSEVIAVTHECDHPPAALALPKVTRDALPSGLTAGQIDAAVRARTEQGEAIYELDAAALHELQPDLIVTQALCAVCAVSVEDVRAVAEQIDSRPRVISLDPRTLGEVLGDVRTLAEATGRRDAGVDLIADAAARIDRVRLAVRDRPPLKVAALEWLEPVYVAGHWTPQLIEYAGGIDLLGMAGEHSERRAWEEVAAAAPDVVVVMPCGYDAPRALEEAHRFGDRLAGLGAGEVVAVDASAYFSRPGPRLVDGLELMAHILHPEAVPEAPSAPLTVEL; from the coding sequence ATGCGCATCGTGAGCCTCGTCCCGTCCGCGACCGAGCTGCTGTTCGCGCTCGGCCTCGACTCCGAGGTTATCGCCGTCACGCACGAGTGCGACCACCCGCCGGCCGCGCTCGCGCTGCCGAAGGTCACGCGCGACGCGCTCCCGTCCGGGCTGACCGCGGGTCAGATCGACGCCGCCGTCCGCGCCCGCACCGAGCAGGGCGAGGCGATCTACGAGCTGGACGCGGCGGCGCTGCACGAACTGCAGCCCGACCTGATCGTGACGCAGGCGCTCTGCGCCGTCTGCGCCGTCTCCGTCGAGGACGTGCGCGCGGTCGCCGAGCAGATCGACAGCAGACCGCGCGTCATCTCGCTCGACCCGCGCACGCTCGGCGAGGTCCTCGGCGACGTGCGCACGCTCGCGGAGGCGACCGGCCGCAGAGACGCCGGCGTCGACCTGATCGCCGACGCCGCCGCGCGGATCGACCGCGTCCGGCTCGCCGTGCGCGACCGTCCGCCGTTGAAGGTAGCCGCGCTCGAATGGCTCGAACCGGTCTACGTCGCAGGCCACTGGACGCCGCAGCTGATCGAGTACGCGGGCGGGATCGACCTGCTCGGGATGGCCGGCGAGCACTCCGAGCGGCGCGCCTGGGAGGAGGTCGCCGCCGCCGCGCCCGACGTCGTGGTCGTGATGCCCTGCGGCTACGACGCGCCGCGCGCGCTGGAGGAGGCGCACCGCTTCGGCGACCGGCTGGCTGGGCTCGGCGCCGGCGAGGTCGTCGCCGTCGACGCCTCGGCGTACTTCTCCCGCCCTGGTCCGCGGCTCGTCGACGGTCTCGAGCTGATGGCGCACATCCTCCATCCGGAGGCCGTGCCGGAGGCGCCGTCGGCGCCGTTGACGGTCGAGCTCTGA
- a CDS encoding LLM class F420-dependent oxidoreductase produces the protein MRVGLFLAYWPWFTPQEQVDLAVLGDELGLDSVWISEAWGQDAVSVLGLLAGKTERIGLGTGLMQIPARQPTATAMAAASLDVLSDGRFRLGLGLSGPQVSEGWYGTAFSRPLARTREYVEIVRLALARRTVAYDGAEWALPLPADAPGATGLGRPLKLLAKPVQARIPVYLGSIGPRAVEQTGAIADGWLPFLLNPEQPEVLLDPLRRGAEHAGRTLGELDIAPVVPVAVAASDAQARDLTRPWLAFYLGAMGAKDKNFYVELAARYGHGDAARRCQELFLDGDRAGAAGALTDELIDAATIATTPDRLAARVARYDAAGADTLVIVPCGDKEAVVRAVAEAVGETVASGAGADRAPGAR, from the coding sequence ATGCGCGTCGGGCTCTTTCTCGCCTATTGGCCGTGGTTCACGCCGCAGGAGCAGGTGGATCTCGCCGTGCTCGGCGACGAGCTGGGGCTCGACTCCGTCTGGATCTCGGAGGCGTGGGGTCAGGACGCCGTCTCGGTTCTCGGGCTGCTCGCGGGCAAGACGGAGCGGATCGGGCTCGGAACCGGGCTGATGCAGATCCCCGCGCGGCAGCCGACCGCGACCGCGATGGCCGCCGCCTCGCTCGACGTGCTCAGCGACGGGCGTTTCCGGCTCGGGCTCGGGCTGTCCGGGCCGCAGGTGTCGGAGGGCTGGTACGGCACGGCGTTCAGCAGACCGCTCGCCCGCACGCGCGAGTACGTCGAGATCGTCCGCCTCGCGCTGGCGCGCAGAACGGTCGCCTACGACGGCGCCGAGTGGGCGCTGCCGCTGCCGGCCGACGCCCCCGGCGCAACCGGGCTGGGTCGCCCGCTGAAGCTGCTCGCCAAGCCCGTTCAGGCGCGGATCCCCGTCTACCTCGGCTCGATCGGGCCGCGGGCCGTCGAGCAGACCGGCGCGATCGCCGACGGCTGGCTGCCGTTCCTGCTCAACCCCGAGCAGCCGGAGGTCCTGCTCGACCCGCTCCGGCGCGGCGCGGAGCACGCCGGCCGCACGCTCGGCGAGCTCGACATCGCGCCGGTCGTGCCCGTCGCGGTCGCCGCCAGCGACGCACAGGCGCGCGACCTCACCCGCCCGTGGCTCGCCTTCTACCTCGGAGCGATGGGCGCCAAGGACAAGAACTTCTACGTCGAGCTGGCCGCGCGCTACGGCCACGGCGACGCCGCGCGCCGCTGCCAGGAGCTGTTCCTCGACGGCGACCGCGCCGGCGCCGCGGGCGCGCTGACGGACGAGCTGATCGACGCCGCCACGATCGCCACCACCCCCGACCGCCTCGCCGCGCGCGTCGCGCGCTACGACGCCGCCGGCGCCGACACGCTCGTGATCGTCCCCTGCGGCGACAAGGAAGCGGTTGTGCGCGCGGTCGCGGAGGCCGTCGGCGAGACGGTCGCGAGCGGAGCGGGTGCCGACCGCGCGCCGGGCGCGCGATGA
- the xseB gene encoding exodeoxyribonuclease VII small subunit: MSILDEQRTYERASARIEEIIRRLDSGEAGLRETLELVAEGRSLVEFCAGELDAVGRGLEELRLDELVARLERGGEEREQGGPAGSGGPSGPGA, encoded by the coding sequence ATGAGCATCTTGGACGAGCAACGCACGTACGAGCGCGCGAGCGCCCGCATCGAGGAGATCATCCGCCGGCTCGACTCCGGCGAGGCCGGTCTGCGCGAGACGCTGGAACTGGTCGCCGAAGGACGCAGCCTGGTCGAGTTCTGCGCCGGCGAACTGGACGCGGTCGGCAGAGGTCTGGAGGAGCTGCGGCTCGACGAGCTGGTCGCGCGGCTGGAGCGCGGCGGCGAGGAGCGCGAGCAGGGCGGCCCAGCCGGAAGCGGTGGCCCGAGCGGGCCGGGCGCCTGA